Proteins from a single region of Manis javanica isolate MJ-LG chromosome 5, MJ_LKY, whole genome shotgun sequence:
- the PABPC4L gene encoding polyadenylate-binding protein 4-like, whose amino-acid sequence MNVAAKYRQASLYVGDLHADVTEDLLFKKFSAVGPVLSIRICRDLITRRSLGYAYVNFLQLADAQKALDMMNFDDVKGKSIRLMWSQRDDYLRKSGIGNVFIKNLDKSIDNKTLHEHFSAFGKILSSKVMSDDDQGSRGYAFVHFQNQVAADRAIEEMNGTLLKDCRLFVGRFKNRRDREAELRNRANEFTNVYVKNFGDDMDDESLKEVFSQYGKTLSVKVMTDNSGKSKGFGFVSFDSHEAAKKAVEKMNGKDINGQLLFVGRAQKKAERQAELKQMFEQLKQERFRKCRGVELYIKNLDDTIDDAKLRKAFSSFGSISRVKVMQEEGRSKGFGLICFSFPEEAAKAMAEMNGRILGSKPLNIALARRS is encoded by the coding sequence ATGAATGTAGCAGCCAAGTACCGCCAGGCCTCTCTCTATGTCGGTGATCTCCATGCAGACGTCACCGAGGACCTGTTGTTCAAGAAATTCAGCGCTGTGGGGCCTGTGCTGTCCATTCGCATCTGCAGGGACCTGATCACTCGCCGCTCCCTGGGCTATGCCTACGTGAACTTCCTGCAGCTGGCTGATGCCCAGAAGGCTCTGGATATGATGAACTTTGACGATGTAAAAGGCAAATCCATCCGTCTCATGTGGTCCCAACGTGATGACTACCTAAGGAAATCTGGAATTGGGAACGTGTTCATCAAAAACCTGGATAAATCCATTGATAATAAAACCCTTCATGAACATTTTTCAGCTTTTGGGAAGATCTTGTCCTCCAAAGTGATGAGTGATGATGATCAAGGCTCCAGGGGTTATGCATTCGTGCATTTTCAGAACCAGGTTGCTGCAGACAGAGCCATCGAGGAGATGAATGGGACGCTGCTGAAGGACTGCAGACTGTTTGTTGGCAGATTCAAAAACCGCCGAGATCGGGAAGCTGAACTCCGAAACAGAGCCAATGAATTCACTAATGTTTACGTTAAAAACTTTGGGGATGACATGGATGATGAGAGTCTAAAGGAAGTCTTCAGTCAATATGGCAAAACCCTGAGTGTTAAGGTGATGACAGATAACAGTGGGAAATCCAAAGGCTTTGGCTTTGTGAGTTTTGACAGCCATGAGGCTGCCAAAAAGGCTGTTgaaaaaatgaatggaaaggaCATAAACGGACAGCTGCTTTTTGTAGGCCGGGcacaaaagaaagcagagagacAGGCTGAGTTAAAGCAAATGTTTGAGCAGCTGAAGCAGGAAAGATTTCGGAAGTGCCGTGGGGTGGAGCTCTATATTAAGAACCTCGATGACACCATTGACGATGCAAAATTACGGAAGGCATTTTCGTCATTTGGATCAATTAGCAGAGTTAAGGTAATGCAGGAAGAAGGGCGGAGCAAAGGGTTTGGCTTGATATGCTTCTCCTTTCCTGAGGAGGCCGCTAAAGCAATGGCTGAGATGAATGGCCGCATCTTGGGCTCCAAGCCACTCAACATTGCTCTGGCCCGGAGGTCCTAG